GTTACGCACATTGACAAACTGTAGCCTTCTGGCTACAGTGCTTCATGTTTGAGGTTCGCAAAACTGAGACCTACGCGCAGTGGCTTGATGGATTGCGCGACATTCGTGCGCGAGCGCGGATTCAAGTCAGGGTCGAACGCCTGGCGACAGGAAATGCGGGGGATGTGAGGCCAGTGGGTGAAGGCGTTTCTGAAATGCGAATCGATTCTGGTCCCGGCTACCGTGTGTATTTTACGAAGCGCGGACGCGAGATGGTGGTTTTGCTAGCCGGTGGTGACAAACGCACGCAGACCACCGATATCAAAACAGCCTTGCGTCTTGCACGCAATCTGTAGGAGCGCATGATGAGCAAAACGACGACCACGCGGTACGATGTTGCGGAGCACCTTCGCACGCCGGAAGAAATGGCTGCGTATTTGGAGGCGTGCCTGGAGGAGGCTGAAGGCGATGCCGCCTTTATTGCCAAGGCACTGGGCGATATTGCCAGGGCCAAGGGCATGGCCCTGGTTGCCAAGGAGGCCGGTTTGTCTCGCGAAAGCTTGTATAAAGCGCTCTCTGGTGAGCGGAACCCAGACTTCGATACGATCCTCAAGGTGGTGGGAGCGCTGGGGCTGAAATTACATGCCCAAGCAGCCGGTAAGCGGCTCAGTGCATCAAGCTCTCGTGCAAGCAGTCGCGGGACAAAGCGGCGTGCGGCATGAGTGGGCGTCGTAAAGGCACCTGCCATGTGCAAGCAACAACTGCCACCTATCTACCCAGGTGAAATCCTCCTGGAAGAATTCATGGAGCCACTGGGCCTGTCTGCCAATGCGCGCGCGCAACGCATTGGCGGAACTACTTCGCGTGTCAGCGAGATTGCCAACGAGCAGCAATGTTTTGCAGGGACACAATAGAATGGCTTTAATTTGTCGCTTAACAGTGACAGCGTTGTGTTTTCGTTTTCCTTGTGGTTGCCAGGTCTAGCTGTGGTTTGCCGCGGGCGGATCGCATCCGCTGGATCGCCCAGCCGGCATGTTCCTAAACCGTCGGCGAACTCTTCTCAACGCGAATTCTGGCGTCCACGATCTTGCAACCTTGCCCAGGCGGGAGGGCGAAGATCGGATTGAGATCGAGTTCGCTGATCTCGGGGATTTCTTCGACAAGGCGAGAGAGACGCAGCAGTACCTCTTCGATGGCTTCCACATCCGCTGCAGGATGGCCTCGGTAGCCTTGGAGCAATCGATAGCCCTTGATCTCGCGCACTATTTGAGCTGCATCACGATCGGTGAGGGGTGTAATCCGGAATCGCACATCGCCCAGGATTTCCACGTGAATGCCTCCCAGCCCGAACGCGATCAAAGGGCCGAAGAGAGGGTCATGTGTCACGCCGACCATCACCTCCGTGCCGCCTGACTGCATCGGCTGCACGAGCACACCTTCCATCGCCTCCAGTTTATTTTCTTGTGCGAGCCTGGCCTGAATCGCCTCGAACGAATTCCTCACGGCCTGCTCATCAGACAGGTTCAGATGCACGCCGCCCATCTCGGTCTTGTGCAGGATCTGGCGTGACGCGAGCTTGACGGCAACGGGAAATCCCACGTCATGCGCCAGGGCCGCTGCCTGGTCTGCGGTCCTCGCGACGCCGCCCTGTGTCACAGGAAGTTTCGCACAGGCGAGGAGGGTTCTGGTGTCCTCGACGGTCAACCAACCGGGCCCTTCTTGAGACAGGGCCTGAGCACAGATCGCTCGCGCAGTCCCGAAATCTATGTCGTCGAAGTCTGGAATCATGCCGAGAGGCTCGGTGCGCCATGCTTCATACCGGAAGGCTTTGCTGAGCACAACCGCTGGCTGCTCCGGCAATGAAAATGTGGGAATCGTTTCGCCTGCCGTCTCAAAGGTCCGCCCGAGGTCCCCTTCAGCCATCCAACAGATATAGATCGGGATGTCGGTGCCGCCAGCCTGTCTGGCAGTGGAGATCCCGCGCAAAATCCCGTTTGCAATGCCGACTGCGTCGCCGACAGTCACGGACATGTAGAGAACAATCAGCGCATCGATCTCTTTGGAGGCGAGGAGGGTGGTGATCGCGTTTGTATAATGATCAGGAGCGGCGGATGCGATGAGATCGACCGGGTTCTTCACCGAGGCGGCGGGAGGTAAGAAGGCCGACAGGGCGGCGGTGGTCGCCTTGGACAACTCGGGGACAGACAATCCTCCCGCTTCGCAGGCGTCGGTGCAGAGAATGGCGGGGCCGCCGGCATTGGTAACGATGCCGACGCGCTTTCCATTCGGCAAGGGCTGATCGGAAAGCCCTCGGGCCAGGGCAAAGAGCTCATCCAAGGTGTCTGCGCGGATCACACCGGACTGCTGAAAGAGTGTGTCAACGGCCACCTCACTCGATGCGAGTGCGGCGGTATGCGAGCTGGCCGCGCGCCGTCCGGCGAGGCTCCGGCCGGATTTGATCGCCACGATCGGTTTGTGACGAGCAACGCGACGCGCAATTCTCGCAAACCGTCTGGGATTCCCGAAGGACTCCAGGTAGAGGAGAATGATGTCGGTGGAAGGGTCGCCTTCCCAATATTGCAGAAGATCGTTCGTGGAGATGTCGGCTTTATTTCCTACGCTGACGAATGAGGATACGCCCAGCCGAAGTCGATGGGCTGCGGCGAGGATTGCGAGCCCCAGCGCGCCGCTCTGGGAGGCCATGGCCATGCGGCCGGAGGGGGGAAAGACCGACGTAAATGTGGCGTTGAGACGGACGGCCGGATCGGTATTCAGGAGCCCAAAGCAGTTCGGTCCGATCATGCGCATGCCCTGTTGACGGATAACCTCTACGAGACGGTCCTGGGCCTGCTTTCCTTCAGGGCCAGATTCGGCAAAGCCCGAGGAGATCACGATCACGGAGCCGAAGCCTTTGCCTGCACAATCGGTGAGGACCGGCAGCACCGCATCACGCGGTACGGCAATCACCGCCAGATCGACGGCGCCGGGGATTGCAGTCACGGACGAGAAGGCAGTCAAGCCTGCAATGGTTGCCGCCTTGGGGTTCACCGGATAGATGGCGCCGCGAAACCGGTTGACGGCAAGGGCTTCGACAATCCGGTAGCCGATGCTTTGGGGATCGCGGGACGCTCCGATCACGGCCACGGAACGAGGATAGAAGAACGGGCGAAGCGAGGCAGTCGTGGCGATACGCTCGCGCAACTCCAAGCGAGTCGTCGTGTTCTCGGTCGGGTGCAGCGAGATCTCGACTTGCATGTCGCCGCCTTCATAGGTTTCATGGACCGGGTACCCGGATTCCTGGAAGACTTCGCGCATAGCCAGATTGTCAGTGTGTGTGACAGCCCACAGTCTGGTGAAACCCCGGTGTATGGCCAGCATCGCCAACCGTTCGAGCAGGATCGTTCCCAGGCCTTTCCCGTGATAGTCGTCGTCGACTGCCATAGCCACTTCGGCCTGATCGGCGGTTCGCGCCCAATATGAGCCGGCGGCGATGATGCGCGGCTGTCCTGCGAGGGTTCTCGTGACCACGATGGTGAGTTGTTTGGAGGGATTGGAGGAATCACACAGCGACACGATGGTGTCAGCAGGGGGCGCCGTTTCAGAAAAGAACCGATGACGCCTGGATGCCGGTGACAACCGATCGATAAACCTTTGCATCATCGCCTGGTCTTCCGCACGGGTCGAGCGGAGGGATGCGGTCGTGCCATCGCGCAGGATGACCGGTCCAGATTCCAGGCTCTCAGATGCCGGAGGCGGTTGGAACAATGGGCGGATCTGCTTCATGCTCGGTCACCCACTCGACATGCTGTAATCAATGTCGCGGCGTTATCGCTCATTCCGTTCATTTCGTCCTTTCCCAGATCTGCAACATCCCCAGGTTCGCTGGAGAATACTCTCGGTTTCCTGTTGAGACAAGTCCGGCAAGCTGAAATCGTGCGGAACGGTTACATGAGCCAGTCGGGTTTTATCAGTAATAAGCCACCAAGGGCGGCCATTACGATCCCGCTCACCAATTTCAGCCAACGACCGGCACGTTCCTGCAATTTTCTGCGACTCAGCGTGACCACCGCGATCATGACCATGAGACTGTCATCCAAGATATAGGCCAGGTTGTAGAGGCCGAGGTAGCCATAATATTCCCAGGAGGGCATCTGTTGAAGAGTTAAAATCTGCGTGTAGAGCGCCGGGAATCCGGCGGTACAGAGTAGTTCGACCAGATTCACGAGTCCTGCGAGTACCACGATCCCTGCTATCGCACCGGCGAGATGCTCGGCTTGGAGTATGCCTCGGACACGGGTGTACAGTCCGGGCTTGGCGGACTCGGGAATGCTCAGCGCGATGCCGTGATGCAGCGCAAAGAAGTCCTTCACATTGACCGCACCAACCAGGACGGCGATGCCGCCGAGCCCGATCTGAGCAGCGCGCGAAAGACCGAGCAAGAGAAACATGTTGAGCCAGGCCGCCATGAAGGCAAAATACACCAGGCCACTGACGAGGACGAACGTTCCGGCGATGAGCGCCATCTTCCGTCGATCTTGAAGATTGACGAGCAATGACAATAGAAAGAGCAGTACCCACATCGCGCAGGGATTGAATCCATCCAGCAACCCGATGACAATGGTGAACAGCGGAAGGCCCAGTTCCCTGACGCGAAGCTCGCCGAACCATTTGGACTGGACGCTCTCAACAGCCGGAGGCGGTGTAGCAGCTTGGGTGTTCTGGTCAAGCCGGGCGCGTATCTCTACTCCGGTCGTGTCGGTTGAGAGGAATCCGACAATCAGCTCTGTGCCGATGAGAAAGGTGGGGACGCCGACGCTGGACAAACCTCGTTCAGCGACTAATGTGGCGAGCCGCTGCCGGGCGGCTGGATCCTCAGCTATGTCGTAGATGGCGATCCGCAGCAGTGGCCGTTCACGCCGAAGTTCATCGAGAAAAGTCTTCGCAGCTTCGCAATGGGGACAGCCGGCGCGAACAAACACTTCGAGATCCGGGACTGGTTCGCCGGCTTGGAGCCGAGCGCCGCTCCCCACGATGAGTAGGACAAGGCATATGCCGATCGTGCGAACGAATCTCAATATGTTGTGATGTGGGTGGAACACAATGTCGCGCTAGCTGGTCGTGTCAAGGGAGGGTCATGTCACCCGCTTGTCCGACAATTGGTCCACGCAGCCATTGAGCGTGGCGTACTTCGGATAGTCAGCTTCCGCAATCTCTACGCCAAAGGTCTTGTGAATCATGATCACAAAGTTGAGGAAGTCCATCGAGTCGATATCCAGCTGATCACGGAAGCTGACGCCGGGCGTCAAGGCCGTCAGATCTGCCTCCGGCGCGATCTCGCCAAGGAGCTGAAGGACGGTTTTTCTTATTTGGTCCGGCGCGAGCGGAGTGTTCATAGCTGTCCTGGCTCCTGCAACAAACGATCGACGGCTGAAAGAAAGACCCCGCCGCGGTGGCCGTCGGTCACGCGATGATCCGCCGACAGGCTTGCGGTCACAACCGGCCGCGAGACCACCTGTCCATCGAGGACCCACGGACGTTCCACGACCTTTCCGAAACCGACTAAGGCAACCTGCGGCGGATAGATGACGCCGAACACGGTTTCCACTCCCTGTTCACCCAAGCTGGTGACCGTGATGGTCGGGTCGGACAATTCCGAGCCCCGTAACGTTCCGGCACGGGCCCGTTTCACGACATCCTGGAAGCTGGTCATGAGCTCACCAAGGCTTCGCTTGTCCGTATCGTGAATGGCCGGCGCGATGAGGCCTCCTTGCCGGAGGGAAACTGCCACACCGACGTGGATATTGGGGCTCTGAACTGCGGCGTTGTCTTTCCACAGTGCGTTCAACTCCGGTACCTGCCGCAGCGCCAGGGCCACGGCTTTAACAAGTAAGACGCCGTATAGCAGCCGATCCGTCACCGGCCGTTTGATGTTTTCTTCTTTGAGCCACGTCATAGCCCGGCCCATGTCGATGGTGCTGCTCAGATAGTAATGGGGGATCTCCCGTTTGGATCGTGCCATGGCGGCTGCAATGGTCTGTCGCATCCTGGCCTGGCGATCGCCGGCCGCGTCGGCGAAGGCAGTGGGTGCGGAGGGTTCTTGGCGTTGTCTTTGAGCGCCATGTTGAATGTCGTCCAGGGTGATGGCGCCGCCGGGACCAGTGCCCTGAACAGAGGCGGGATCCACTCCTAATTCGCCGGCGAGCTTGCGCGCCGCCGGCGAGATGCGAAGCCGTCTCGGTTCTGTAACCGGTGCTGCGGCCGGCGGAGGTGCAGGAGGAACCGATGAAACCGGTTCCTTCGGCGAGACTCTCTGCAATGGAGCTGGAGATGCGGGAGATTGAACGGCGGGTGTCGCCTGAATTCCCTCTTCTCGGATGATTGCCATGACCGTGCCGACCGGAACACGGTCGCCTGGTTCCGTAAGGAGTTGCTCCAAGACTCCCGTGTGGAAGGATTCGATCTCGATCGCGGCCTTCTCGGTATCCACCTCTGCGATGATCTCACCCTTGACCACCCGTTCGCCCACCTTCTTTTTCCACTGGACAAGAGTCCCTTCGGTCATATCTGAGCCGAGGGTGGGCATCACAAATTCAGCCATGCGACGTTCTCCGGTCAAGAGTCCTGGTAGAAGTGCAAATCAATCCACCTGTGGGTGCACGCCTGCTAGCGAGTCGGGTCCTGAGATGGCCCGGTGCCGGCATGCAGACCGGTCTCGGGTCGATCGAATATGCCGTGCTGGGCTGTGATATCACGAAAGACCTGCCGTTTCTTAATCCGCTGGCGTTCTCGCGAACCGAGCAAATCCGCAAGGATCTTCACGGCGTCCAACACAAACCTGCCTTTATTCAACATGACGCAGTCGGCCCGCTGTCCTGTGGCAGCATCGGTAATCTCGGCTCGTGCAGGCAATCCGCTTTTCGCCAGGTTCTCCAGCACTTGCGTCGCCCAGATCACGGGCACATGGGCGGCCTCACAGAGGCAGAGAATATCCTCCTGTACCAGTGCCAGATGCTCGAAGCCCACCTCGACCGCGAGATCGCCTCGCGCAATCATCACGCCGAATCTGGGTAGGTTCAGCCCGGCAAGGAGAAGCTGTGCCAACCGATGAATGGCCTCTCGAGTCTCGACCTTGATCACGATTCCCAAATCGGGACACCCGAGATCTTCTAGGGCCTTGCGCAAATCTAACAGATCTTGAGGATGGTGCGCGAAGGAGAGGCCGACTGCCGTCGCATGCTGCGCGACAAATCGAAGATCCTCCCGGTCCTGGGCCGTAAAGGCGGGGACGTCAACAGGAGAGTCGGGGAAATTGAGGCCCCTCTCCGGACGAATGCGTGCCGGGATATCATGCGGAGCGATGACTTCAAGTTCCACATATTCCGGATTCAGATTCCGGACGATGGTCGTAATCTTGCCGTCATCGATACACACGCGATGTCCCAGCTTTACCATCTCCAGCACTGCGGGAAGGGTGCAGCTGATTCCAGGCGGCTGCCGTCCCCGAGCCTCATGGCCGAGACGAGCCGGCTCTCGGTAGAGGACCAATCGGTCTCCTGCCTGGACGCGAATGTCCACCGGTTGAGGCATGATCGGCCCGATGCGAAAACTCGCTCCGCCAGTCGTCACGAGTTCCATTCCTTCTTCAAGATAGGTCGTTCTCTCCAGCCCGACACGAACTTTCGTGGGACTGACGCGCTCAAGCAAACGGAGAGCCCGTACACGACCTCTGGTGTCCGTGAACCGCAGTTCTTCGCCGAGCACCAGGTTCGTCAGGCCGCTTTGACCTGGCAGGGCGATAACAAAGCTCGAAGGGGCGCCCGGTGAGCGGACCCGTTGGGTTTGCGATGCTTCGGCGTCAAGGAATCCTTCCAAAATGCGGGCCGGCCGCCCGTAGTCGTCCTTCTCCACCGTGAGTTTGAGCGGCCTGGTTGTCAGCATCAACGGCCCGGTCCGGACCTTCGGTCCGGCGAGATCCATAAACACCCGGCAACTGCGTCCGATCGCTTGTCCCCTGCTCGCTAATCGCTTCTCTGCATCCCGTACCGCAGTAATGATCATGGACCATTCATGAGATGTGTCGTGGGCACAATTGACCCTGGCGATATCCATCCCCTTCACCAGAAGCTGCTCAAGCAGTTCGGGTTGCCTGACGACGTCAGGGTCCAATGTCACCATGATGCGAGTGTGGTGATGCGGGCGAGGTCGCCCCAATAACATGGCGCTGCGCCGGGACAGTATGGACCGTGCCTGTGCAAAGTCGGGGGCCATAAGAGGAGTGTCTGTCGGTTCGATCCCCACATGCCCCATGACCTTCCTGAGGCTATGGAGTACCGAGCCTTCGAGCCTTCCCAAAGAGGACAACCCACGTTCCGCCAGCTCCAGTTGAAGATGTTGAAGATCATGCTCACGCAGCGCCAGGTAAGCGAGGAGGTTGTCGCAGCTGCATTGCGCGTCAGGGTCTGAAAGACGGAATTGCGCTCGAGCCTCTGCGGCCCTCTGTTGGACAACCTGGAATAAGTTGCCGAGTGTCTTGACGAGGAATGAGTCAGGCTCAGTGGTGCGACGATTCCCTGGCAACGAATTCATAATTCCACATCTCTCTTCTCGTCAGGGGACGTTCGGATCAGCGTCGAAGCATGTTCCGAACTGTCAGCGCAATCTTTTCAGGCTGCGGGATTGCGGCGTCTTCCAGGTGTTTGGGATAGGGGATCGGCACCTCGACGCTACAGACCCGGGCGATCGGGCTATCCAGATCATAAAACGCCCCTTCCATGATCTGCGCGGATACTTCGGCGGCAAAACTGCCGGTGCGCCACCCTTCGTCGATCACGACCGCGCGGCGCGTTTTCCGCACAGAGGTCAAGACTGTCGAGATATCGAGTGGCCGGAGTATCCGGAGATCAACGACTTCAGCCGAGATGCCCTCATGGGCAAGTTGGTCTGCTGCTTCGAGCGCTTTCCAGAGAGAGCCCCCGAACGTGATCAGCGAGATATCTGTTCCGGCCCGTCGGATTGCCGCCTGTGTCAGATCGACGGGGAGGGCGCTCTCGTCGAGTTCGCCTTCGAACGGGTACAAGTAGGCATGCTCGAAGATAAAGACTGGGTCCGGTTCTTGGAGTGCCGCAAGCAGCATTCCCCGGGCATCCGTGACGGTGGCCGGCGCGAGCACCGTGATCCCGGGGATGTGGGCATACCAGCCTTCGAGGCTATGCGAATGTTGGGCAGCCACCTGCCGGCCTGCGCCGGTGGCCATCCGCA
This portion of the Nitrospirota bacterium genome encodes:
- a CDS encoding type II toxin-antitoxin system RelE/ParE family toxin — protein: MFEVRKTETYAQWLDGLRDIRARARIQVRVERLATGNAGDVRPVGEGVSEMRIDSGPGYRVYFTKRGREMVVLLAGGDKRTQTTDIKTALRLARNL
- a CDS encoding putative addiction module antidote protein, producing the protein MSKTTTTRYDVAEHLRTPEEMAAYLEACLEEAEGDAAFIAKALGDIARAKGMALVAKEAGLSRESLYKALSGERNPDFDTILKVVGALGLKLHAQAAGKRLSASSSRASSRGTKRRAA
- a CDS encoding GNAT family N-acetyltransferase, producing MKQIRPLFQPPPASESLESGPVILRDGTTASLRSTRAEDQAMMQRFIDRLSPASRRHRFFSETAPPADTIVSLCDSSNPSKQLTIVVTRTLAGQPRIIAAGSYWARTADQAEVAMAVDDDYHGKGLGTILLERLAMLAIHRGFTRLWAVTHTDNLAMREVFQESGYPVHETYEGGDMQVEISLHPTENTTTRLELRERIATTASLRPFFYPRSVAVIGASRDPQSIGYRIVEALAVNRFRGAIYPVNPKAATIAGLTAFSSVTAIPGAVDLAVIAVPRDAVLPVLTDCAGKGFGSVIVISSGFAESGPEGKQAQDRLVEVIRQQGMRMIGPNCFGLLNTDPAVRLNATFTSVFPPSGRMAMASQSGALGLAILAAAHRLRLGVSSFVSVGNKADISTNDLLQYWEGDPSTDIILLYLESFGNPRRFARIARRVARHKPIVAIKSGRSLAGRRAASSHTAALASSEVAVDTLFQQSGVIRADTLDELFALARGLSDQPLPNGKRVGIVTNAGGPAILCTDACEAGGLSVPELSKATTAALSAFLPPAASVKNPVDLIASAAPDHYTNAITTLLASKEIDALIVLYMSVTVGDAVGIANGILRGISTARQAGGTDIPIYICWMAEGDLGRTFETAGETIPTFSLPEQPAVVLSKAFRYEAWRTEPLGMIPDFDDIDFGTARAICAQALSQEGPGWLTVEDTRTLLACAKLPVTQGGVARTADQAAALAHDVGFPVAVKLASRQILHKTEMGGVHLNLSDEQAVRNSFEAIQARLAQENKLEAMEGVLVQPMQSGGTEVMVGVTHDPLFGPLIAFGLGGIHVEILGDVRFRITPLTDRDAAQIVREIKGYRLLQGYRGHPAADVEAIEEVLLRLSRLVEEIPEISELDLNPIFALPPGQGCKIVDARIRVEKSSPTV
- a CDS encoding glutaredoxin family protein codes for the protein MGICLVLLIVGSGARLQAGEPVPDLEVFVRAGCPHCEAAKTFLDELRRERPLLRIAIYDIAEDPAARQRLATLVAERGLSSVGVPTFLIGTELIVGFLSTDTTGVEIRARLDQNTQAATPPPAVESVQSKWFGELRVRELGLPLFTIVIGLLDGFNPCAMWVLLFLLSLLVNLQDRRKMALIAGTFVLVSGLVYFAFMAAWLNMFLLLGLSRAAQIGLGGIAVLVGAVNVKDFFALHHGIALSIPESAKPGLYTRVRGILQAEHLAGAIAGIVVLAGLVNLVELLCTAGFPALYTQILTLQQMPSWEYYGYLGLYNLAYILDDSLMVMIAVVTLSRRKLQERAGRWLKLVSGIVMAALGGLLLIKPDWLM
- a CDS encoding acyl carrier protein — its product is MNTPLAPDQIRKTVLQLLGEIAPEADLTALTPGVSFRDQLDIDSMDFLNFVIMIHKTFGVEIAEADYPKYATLNGCVDQLSDKRVT
- a CDS encoding 2-oxo acid dehydrogenase subunit E2, which translates into the protein MAEFVMPTLGSDMTEGTLVQWKKKVGERVVKGEIIAEVDTEKAAIEIESFHTGVLEQLLTEPGDRVPVGTVMAIIREEGIQATPAVQSPASPAPLQRVSPKEPVSSVPPAPPPAAAPVTEPRRLRISPAARKLAGELGVDPASVQGTGPGGAITLDDIQHGAQRQRQEPSAPTAFADAAGDRQARMRQTIAAAMARSKREIPHYYLSSTIDMGRAMTWLKEENIKRPVTDRLLYGVLLVKAVALALRQVPELNALWKDNAAVQSPNIHVGVAVSLRQGGLIAPAIHDTDKRSLGELMTSFQDVVKRARAGTLRGSELSDPTITVTSLGEQGVETVFGVIYPPQVALVGFGKVVERPWVLDGQVVSRPVVTASLSADHRVTDGHRGGVFLSAVDRLLQEPGQL
- a CDS encoding pyruvate kinase; translated protein: MNSLPGNRRTTEPDSFLVKTLGNLFQVVQQRAAEARAQFRLSDPDAQCSCDNLLAYLALREHDLQHLQLELAERGLSSLGRLEGSVLHSLRKVMGHVGIEPTDTPLMAPDFAQARSILSRRSAMLLGRPRPHHHTRIMVTLDPDVVRQPELLEQLLVKGMDIARVNCAHDTSHEWSMIITAVRDAEKRLASRGQAIGRSCRVFMDLAGPKVRTGPLMLTTRPLKLTVEKDDYGRPARILEGFLDAEASQTQRVRSPGAPSSFVIALPGQSGLTNLVLGEELRFTDTRGRVRALRLLERVSPTKVRVGLERTTYLEEGMELVTTGGASFRIGPIMPQPVDIRVQAGDRLVLYREPARLGHEARGRQPPGISCTLPAVLEMVKLGHRVCIDDGKITTIVRNLNPEYVELEVIAPHDIPARIRPERGLNFPDSPVDVPAFTAQDREDLRFVAQHATAVGLSFAHHPQDLLDLRKALEDLGCPDLGIVIKVETREAIHRLAQLLLAGLNLPRFGVMIARGDLAVEVGFEHLALVQEDILCLCEAAHVPVIWATQVLENLAKSGLPARAEITDAATGQRADCVMLNKGRFVLDAVKILADLLGSRERQRIKKRQVFRDITAQHGIFDRPETGLHAGTGPSQDPTR
- a CDS encoding alpha-ketoacid dehydrogenase subunit beta, which codes for MTKITYREAVRAGLREALQGDPRVFLMGEDVGKYGGTYACSKGFLDEFGPERIRDTPLSESTFVGAGIGAALGGMRPIVEVMTVNFSLLALDQIVNNAATIRHMSGGQFSIPLVVRMATGAGRQVAAQHSHSLEGWYAHIPGITVLAPATVTDARGMLLAALQEPDPVFIFEHAYLYPFEGELDESALPVDLTQAAIRRAGTDISLITFGGSLWKALEAADQLAHEGISAEVVDLRILRPLDISTVLTSVRKTRRAVVIDEGWRTGSFAAEVSAQIMEGAFYDLDSPIARVCSVEVPIPYPKHLEDAAIPQPEKIALTVRNMLRR